Proteins encoded by one window of Haematobia irritans isolate KBUSLIRL chromosome 2, ASM5000362v1, whole genome shotgun sequence:
- the LOC142225090 gene encoding uncharacterized protein LOC142225090, translating to MEELLDVSLSKIPKPQIITKYVDDIFAIVKKTEVGSTLDALNSFHSQIQFTMELEKDNKLPYLDCNILRDDNCLRLNWYQKPTATGRLINYNSKHNKSIIHMTAINFIDRILRISDAEFHKENEIKIRQILTTNDFPNRIISRLINRVKNKTLDENIKPKTIEEPDHNKDKSYKPMTYVEGFSERFFKSDVYNKDKIQIASRTSRTVKELFSNTKSKIKNEDRSNIVYKIKCNGDKSNICPMAYVGTTMTKRKTRLSSHKSDLKAVDKSVEQKTALAAHCATTGHKPNFTDSMELFTDVVEYFGTNNDFNFSPM from the coding sequence ATGGAAGAGCTACTAGACGTGTCCTTAAGCAAGATACCGAAACctcaaattataacaaaatatgtgGACGACATATTTGCGATAGTAAAGAAAACCGAAGTGGGAAGTACTCTTGACGCATTAAACTCATTCCACAGTCAAATACAATTTACAATGGAGTTAGAGAAGGATAACAAGCTACCATATTTAGACTGTAACATACTGAGAGATGATAATTGTTTGAGGCtgaattggtatcaaaaaccaaCAGCAACTGGACgactaataaattataattcaaaACACAATAAAAGTATAATCCATATGACAGCAATCAATTTTATAGATCGAATCTTAAGGATAAGTGATGCAGAATTCCACAAGGAGAATGAAATAAAGATAAGACAAATATTGACCACAAACgattttccaaatagaataataagCAGACTAATAAATcgcgttaaaaataaaacacttgacGAAAACATTAAACCTAAGACTATTGAAGAGCCGGACCATAATAAGGATAAGTCATACAAACCCATGACTTACGTTGAAGGATTCTCAGAGCGTTTTTTCAAATCGGACGTATATAACAAGGACAAGATTCAAATTGCTTCACGCACATCGAGAACAGTAAAGGAATTATTCAGCAACACAAAGTCAAAAATAAAGAATGAGGACAGGAGTAACATAgtgtacaaaattaaatgtaatggaGACAAGTCCAACATATGCCCAATGGCATATGTTGGCACTACAATGACCAAACGTAAGACAAGACTTTCGTCGCATAAATCAGACCTTAAAGCTGTAGACAAATCAGTAGAGCAAAAAACAGCACTTGCAGCTCACTGTGCAACAACAGGACACAAGCCCAACTTCACAGAC